A window from Mangifera indica cultivar Alphonso chromosome 2, CATAS_Mindica_2.1, whole genome shotgun sequence encodes these proteins:
- the LOC123204199 gene encoding protein FAF-like, chloroplastic yields MSAPLSKSLQLASTLKIEEEAMVTKTQGIGSILGSDSERSKSCSLRRTLSADMSSTKWITQHGLSPMKKIASSKEFTISSITDSSEGEEEEETELQSHFHFWSLIQEEVKEKKEVEEKPGQFDIWSSIISQKAQDASNKSLPPPYVHPLVKRKANSLTKKSLEICTESLGSETGSDGFSSYPSSETGDTDDDKEMDQEQPLQQQQDDRMTKSFDVEEVIVPKYNYAVVKKSPQPSFPPPISSLSYHDGASIRMQSRRDNGRLVLEAVSVPSTNNFRAQRQDGRLVLTFVNTNEMDYKEVVEEKFEEEEEGEEEEEEEDTEEEEVEETENENKGVEMEIEFMMDQEAPKLSNMVLNVRGLTLVMNKQMGLAKTKPTWANKFNEVVKFDEVEYMKPSILAQSLPPPARMARLIPKPEAATVGTATGATFNAYEYYWRPKPMAAGPAVVPKQKLPENSKFILSKNKNSVDDGQKQVLLLSGKKGDYLLPLTKSCKDPRRSLLFWEPYCIATS; encoded by the coding sequence ATGTCAGCCCCTCTTAGCAAAAGCTTACAGCTAGCTTCAACATTGAAGATCGAAGAAGAAGCCATGGTGACAAAGACTCAAGGTATTGGATCCATTCTTGGGTCTGATTCTGAAAGAAGTAAATCTTGTTCACTGAGAAGAACGCTGTCAGCTGATATGTCGTCAACCAAATGGATTACACAACATGGGTTGTCTCCCATGAAAAAGATTGCATCTTCTAAAGAGTTCACAATCTCTTCTATCACTGACTCTtcagaaggagaagaagaggaggagacTGAGCTACAAAGCCACTTTCATTTTTGGAGCTTAATTCAAGAAGAggtaaaagagaagaaagaggtTGAAGAAAAGCCTGGCCAATTCGACATATGGAGTTCAATCATATCACAAAAAGCTCAAGATGCCTCCAACAAATCACTTCCACCTCCTTATGTCCACCCTCTTGTCAAAAGAAAAGCCAATTCTTTAACCAAAAAAAGCCTTGAAATTTGCACCGAGAGTCTTGGATCTGAAACTGGCTCTGATGGTTTCTCTTCTTACCCATCATCAGAGACTGGTGACACCGACGACGACAAAGAGATGGACCAAGAACAACCTCTTCAACAACAACAAGATGACAGAATGACAAAGAGTTTTGATGTTGAAGAAGTGATAGTTCCCAAGTACAATTATGCTGTTGTCAAGAAATCACCACAACCATCATTCCCTCCtccaatttcttctctttcttatcACGATGGAGCTTCTATTCGTATGCAGTCTCGTCGCGACAATGGCAGATTAGTTCTTGAAGCTGTTTCTGTTCCTTCAACTAACAACTTCCGCGCTCAACGACAGGATGGCCGTCTTGTGCTTACTTTTGTCAACACTAATGAAATGGACTATAAAGAAGTAGTGGAAGAGAAgtttgaagaggaagaagaaggagaggaggaggaggaggaagaggaTACAGAGGAAGAAGAGGTGGAGGAGACTGAGAATGAAAACAAAGGAGTAGAAATGGAGATTGAATTTATGATGGATCAGGAAGCGCCAAAATTGTCCAACATGGTGCTCAATGTGCGTGGGTTGACGCTGGTTATGAATAAGCAAATGGGTTTGGCAAAAACAAAGCCAACGTGGGCTAACAAGTTCAATGAAGTGGTGAAATTCGATGAGGTGGAGTACATGAAGCCTTCAATACTAGCACAATCACTTCCTCCGCCGGCAAGGATGGCTCGCCTGATTCCAAAACCAGAGGCGGCAACAGTGGGCACCGCCACGGGGGCTACATTCAATGCTTATGAGTACTACTGGAGGCCCAAGCCCATGGCAGCTGGGCCTGCGGTAGTTCCCAAACAAAAATTACCGGAAAACAGCAAGTTTATTCTCTCGAAGAATAAAAATTCAGTGGACGATGGGCAGAAACAAGTACTGCTGTTGAGTGGGAAAAAGGGAGATTATTTGCTTCCTTTGACGAAGAGCTGCAAGGACCCAAGAAGGTCTCTTTTGTTTTGGGAACCTTATTGCATTGCTACTTCCTGA